One region of Deltaproteobacteria bacterium genomic DNA includes:
- a CDS encoding J domain-containing protein, whose amino-acid sequence MSPNHSAEVRALAGILEELDYYQVLELRSDAPTSAIRSAYHAVSRRFHPDAHRDAPGELQQQVARIAKRIAEAYSVLRDPRRRQVYDRQLAGDRERVRMPLAEAEAQADRQRREQQEGRTPNGRRYFALAKADVARGDRAAAERNLKTALTFEPDNEVFRDLLARVRGKAVSGSTR is encoded by the coding sequence GTGTCCCCGAACCACAGCGCCGAGGTCCGCGCCCTCGCCGGCATCCTGGAGGAGCTCGACTACTACCAGGTGCTCGAGCTGCGCTCCGACGCGCCCACGTCGGCGATCCGCAGCGCGTACCACGCCGTCTCGCGGCGCTTCCATCCCGATGCCCACCGCGACGCACCGGGCGAGCTCCAGCAGCAGGTGGCGCGGATCGCGAAGCGGATCGCGGAGGCCTACTCGGTGCTGCGCGATCCACGCCGGCGCCAGGTCTACGACCGCCAGCTCGCCGGCGACCGGGAGCGCGTGCGGATGCCGCTCGCCGAGGCCGAGGCGCAGGCGGACCGGCAGCGACGCGAGCAGCAGGAGGGGCGCACGCCGAACGGGCGGCGCTACTTCGCACTCGCCAAGGCCGACGTCGCACGCGGCGACCGGGCGGCGGCAGAGCGCAACCTGAAGACCGCCCTGACCTTCGAGCCCGACAACGAGGTGTTCCGCGATCTGCTCGCGCGCGTGCGCGGCAAGGCGGTCTCGGGCTCCACCCGTTGA